The following coding sequences lie in one Miscanthus floridulus cultivar M001 chromosome 9, ASM1932011v1, whole genome shotgun sequence genomic window:
- the LOC136481956 gene encoding uncharacterized protein, with protein MAAFMASGRAMASSRPSFVTPRSFFNWGKGAREAALPPPQLQFRYHDVEPPFPMSLVAKTHLRDRELKCFYKATVDGFSATDFHRRCDFKGPCVVVGYTDGGFRFGGFSPEGYRSTDDYYDTLDAFLFYWPDDELALAAPAEATEASPPLPVVLPKVGGSGAALFDYSRGGPQFGADGLLIGPPLTAVMGVFTGPDSSAGVGDLRSARSRLGLSYARRPDGKESLFGDEGRAQLAEVLVFCNPEIASLY; from the exons ATGGCGGCGTTCATGGCTAGCGGCAGGGCCATGGCGTCGAGCAGGCCAAGCTTCGTCACCCCTCGAAGCTTCTTTAACTGGGGCAAAGGCGCGAGAGAagccgcgctgccgccgccgcagctgcaGTTCCGGTACCACGACGTCGAGCCGCCGTTCCCCATGTCGCTCGTGGCAAAAACACACCTCAGAG ACCGTGAGCTCAAGTGCTTCTACAAGGCCACCGTGGACGGCTTCAGCGCGACGGACTTCCACCGGCGGTGCGACTTCAAGGGCCCCTGCGTCGTCGTCGGCTACACCGACGGTGGCTTCCGGTTCGGCGGGTTCAGCCCGGAGGGGTACCGCAGCACGGACGACTACTACGACACGCTGGACGCGTTCCTCTTCTACTGGCCCGACGACGAGCTTGCTCTTGCTGCGCCAGCGGAAGCCACCGAGGCCTCACCGCCGCTGCCCGTGGTGCTGCCGAAGGTGGGCGGGAGCGGCGCGGCGCTGTTCGACTACTCCCGCGGCGGGCCACAGTTCGGCGCCGACGGCCTGCTCATCGGCCCGCCACTCACCGCCGTGATGGGCGTGTTCACTGGACCCGACTCCAGCGCCGGCGTCGGCGACCTCCGCAGCGCGCGCTCGCGGCTCGGCCTGTCGTACGCCAGGCGGCCGGACGGGAAGGAGAGCCTGTTCGGCGACGAGGGCAGGGCCCAGCTcgcggaggtgctcgtcttctgCAACCCGGAGATCGCGAGCCTGTACTGA